In Phycisphaerales bacterium, a genomic segment contains:
- the pilO gene encoding type 4a pilus biogenesis protein PilO — protein sequence MRFGVRELLFILVLLAVPVAAFWFVFKPRNEDIATARAEIAGKRQTLNKLNEASTKIKDLGEAIAAGQEAIEVIEAKLPAEQSVDEVLRQASDIAMTHALHIKTVTPQKKVPASQYMELPIAWELSGNFDGFYEFLLDLEQLPRLTQIRDLNIKRVDQDPGAMTATFTLSIYFQPRASSSTKLVEVKP from the coding sequence ATGCGATTCGGAGTGCGCGAACTACTGTTCATCCTGGTGCTGCTGGCGGTTCCCGTCGCGGCGTTCTGGTTCGTCTTCAAGCCGCGCAACGAAGACATCGCCACGGCGCGCGCGGAAATCGCCGGCAAACGCCAGACGCTCAACAAACTCAACGAGGCCTCGACGAAGATCAAGGACCTCGGCGAGGCGATCGCCGCCGGCCAGGAAGCCATCGAGGTCATCGAGGCCAAACTCCCCGCCGAGCAGAGCGTCGATGAAGTGCTCCGCCAGGCGTCGGATATCGCCATGACGCACGCGCTGCACATCAAGACGGTTACGCCGCAGAAGAAGGTGCCTGCGTCGCAGTACATGGAGCTGCCCATCGCCTGGGAACTCTCGGGCAACTTCGACGGCTTTTACGAGTTTCTGCTCGATCTCGAGCAGTTGCCTCGCCTGACCCAAATCCGTGATCTGAACATCAAGCGGGTCGACCAGGATCCCGGCGCGATGACGGCGACGTTTACCCTGAGCATCTACTTCCAGCCTCGAGCGTCGTCGTCCACGAAACTCGTGGAGGTCAAGCCATGA
- the pilM gene encoding pilus assembly protein PilM: MALGFFKSSIAPVAIDFGFAELKLLQVQPGAPATLMAAAREVIPESSRNDPAARQHFLAEALPRLIREGGFKGKTAICSIPAWQTFVQHMQVRGGDSAEDIATQLKSQLQAIIACDPTNVVVRHVEVGEVFKDNQQMTEVICFAVARDVVMRQIELLNKCRMEIGGFHAEPIAVVKSFEHLYRRQGDDQITTLYVDLGASCTKAMIAHGKEIRFAKTIPVGGRHLDQRLAEVLNCDVAAARSHRLAETRPAAAAPQRASARVGAVLAHATQAAAVGTAADRRVGSIPNEFSAVPGASSTATEAVGEKSSLVHEAMAPLAEQLIDELKMCERYHRRLFEDRSLDRIVFVGGESMDRSMCCEIAEAIGVVTYQGNPFGRLQRTGEERFVGFDGSHAEPGWSVALGLCACPANG; the protein is encoded by the coding sequence ATGGCCCTGGGCTTTTTCAAATCGAGCATCGCGCCCGTGGCGATCGACTTCGGCTTCGCGGAGTTGAAACTGCTCCAGGTGCAGCCCGGCGCGCCGGCCACGCTCATGGCCGCGGCCCGCGAAGTCATTCCCGAATCCTCCCGCAACGATCCCGCGGCCCGGCAGCACTTTCTCGCCGAGGCGCTGCCTCGCCTCATCCGCGAAGGCGGGTTCAAAGGTAAGACGGCCATCTGCTCGATCCCGGCGTGGCAGACGTTCGTGCAGCACATGCAGGTGCGCGGCGGCGACAGCGCCGAGGACATCGCCACCCAGTTGAAGTCGCAACTCCAGGCCATCATCGCCTGCGACCCGACCAACGTCGTGGTGCGCCACGTCGAAGTCGGCGAGGTCTTCAAGGACAATCAGCAGATGACGGAAGTGATCTGCTTTGCGGTCGCGCGCGACGTGGTCATGCGCCAGATCGAACTGCTCAACAAGTGCCGCATGGAGATCGGCGGCTTTCACGCCGAGCCGATCGCCGTCGTCAAGTCCTTCGAGCACCTCTACCGGCGTCAGGGGGATGATCAGATCACGACGCTCTACGTCGATCTTGGCGCCAGCTGCACCAAGGCAATGATCGCGCACGGCAAGGAAATCCGCTTCGCCAAGACGATCCCGGTTGGCGGTCGGCACCTGGACCAGCGACTGGCGGAAGTGCTCAACTGCGACGTCGCCGCCGCGCGCTCGCACCGGCTCGCGGAGACGCGACCGGCGGCTGCGGCTCCTCAGCGAGCCTCGGCGCGCGTGGGCGCGGTGCTGGCGCACGCGACGCAGGCCGCCGCAGTCGGCACGGCGGCAGACCGCCGCGTCGGCAGCATCCCCAACGAGTTTTCCGCCGTGCCGGGCGCTTCCTCCACCGCGACGGAGGCCGTCGGCGAGAAGAGTTCGCTCGTGCACGAGGCGATGGCGCCGCTCGCCGAGCAGTTGATCGATGAACTCAAAATGTGTGAGCGCTACCACCGCCGCCTGTTCGAGGACCGATCGCTGGATCGGATCGTCTTCGTCGGCGGGGAGAGCATGGACCGCTCGATGTGCTGCGAAATCGCCGAAGCAATCGGCGTGGTGACGTATCAGGGCAATCCGTTCGGGCGCTTGCAGCGGACGGGTGAAGAACGGTTCGTCGGGTTCGACGGCTCGCATGCCGAGCCGGGCTGGTCCGTGGCGCTGGGTTTGTGCGCCTGTCCGGCCAACGGATGA
- a CDS encoding NeuD/PglB/VioB family sugar acetyltransferase: MNQVVLVGGGGHAKVVFDAATRAGLLVEGFLDDRVDAPLRELDVPHRGRIRSWRECGSDVRFMPAIGDNATRCALLLGMLDGRDPECLATVIHPAAIISRHDVSIGPGTFIGPGAIVNPGATIGTGVIINSGAIVEHDSVVGDWSHIAPGAALCGAVRTGTHVLVGLGSRVLPGRNIGDGAVVGAGAVVTRDVPDRTTVCGNPAREG; this comes from the coding sequence GTGAACCAGGTCGTCCTCGTCGGCGGAGGCGGACACGCGAAAGTCGTTTTCGATGCGGCGACTCGTGCGGGACTGCTGGTCGAGGGATTCCTTGACGACCGGGTCGATGCGCCGCTGCGCGAACTGGATGTGCCGCACCGCGGCCGCATCCGCTCCTGGCGCGAGTGCGGATCTGACGTGCGCTTCATGCCCGCCATCGGCGACAACGCGACGCGCTGCGCTCTGCTGCTGGGCATGCTTGACGGGCGTGATCCCGAGTGCCTGGCCACGGTCATCCATCCTGCCGCCATCATCAGCAGGCACGACGTGAGCATCGGCCCGGGTACGTTCATTGGCCCGGGCGCCATCGTCAATCCGGGCGCCACAATCGGAACGGGAGTGATCATCAACTCCGGCGCCATCGTGGAGCACGATTCGGTCGTCGGCGACTGGAGCCACATCGCGCCCGGCGCGGCGCTGTGCGGAGCCGTCCGCACCGGCACGCACGTACTCGTGGGCCTGGGAAGCCGCGTCCTGCCCGGCCGCAACATCGGCGACGGGGCGGTCGTCGGCGCCGGCGCGGTCGTCACGCGCGACGTGCCTGATCGGACGACGGTCTGCGGCAATCCGGCGCGCGAAGGGTGA
- the tadA gene encoding Flp pilus assembly complex ATPase component TadA — protein sequence MGRFDLDSLLSELGVKRSAALEDSASTAAADQPGGPGESDASPEVQAEESRRGETEPAALSHTMSSTPPPATRAFVRNDPRETPRPPDASGRGLNAEVDPARVAEKADRLSLRPDDALGLLWGPTDGQRAAVRGRDLGAELQARGIITGEQLTTMRTVLRQSPGRTASEVLLEMGVPEEQIQQVVAQIHGLEFARINPDDGFHSSYFERLGADFCRRHGVLPLRKDGPRLIVGTVYPDDVFVIDEVRRLLGVSAVRQVIVTSSDINLIIEVQSAGEEQDIAVNDILADIDEGDVEVVENDQEDVDFAKQAGESPVIRYVNFIIQTALKEGASDIHIEPAEKKLKVRFRIDGILFDMMNPPHKMHAAIISRLKIMANLDISERRLPQDGRIRAVVAGRKLDLRVSTLPTVTGEKCVLRILDARSIAVGLEQLGFDETSLHIWRRQIKQPHGIILVTGPTGSGKTTTLYSSLREMDTKKLNVSTTEDPVEYHLDGITQVQIHDKIGMSFAAALRSLLRQDPDVVMVGEIRDAETARIAIQAALTGHLVLSTLHTNDAPSSVTRMINIGVEPFLIGAALNAVLAQRLVRRICDHCKTADTLNEEVQEFLMTQGLDAAQVSKGAGCDRCRQTGYAGRLGIYELLVLDDVTRDAIARSPSVTEFRRMCVERGMVTLRQDGLAKVVRRQTTIEEVLRVTEATI from the coding sequence ATGGGAAGATTCGATCTCGATAGTCTGCTGAGCGAACTGGGCGTCAAGAGATCTGCCGCCCTGGAAGATTCCGCGTCGACCGCCGCTGCAGATCAGCCGGGTGGTCCGGGCGAATCGGATGCTTCGCCCGAGGTGCAGGCTGAGGAGTCACGGCGAGGCGAGACTGAACCCGCAGCACTATCCCACACGATGTCTTCCACCCCACCTCCCGCAACTCGAGCGTTTGTTCGCAACGACCCGCGCGAGACGCCGCGTCCGCCTGATGCGTCCGGTCGGGGCCTCAACGCCGAAGTGGACCCGGCGCGGGTGGCCGAAAAGGCGGATCGCCTGTCGCTGCGGCCTGACGATGCGCTGGGCTTGCTGTGGGGCCCGACAGACGGACAGCGGGCCGCCGTCCGAGGCCGCGACCTTGGCGCTGAACTGCAGGCGCGAGGGATCATTACCGGCGAGCAATTGACCACGATGCGCACCGTGTTGCGACAGAGCCCCGGGCGCACCGCCTCAGAGGTGCTCCTTGAGATGGGGGTGCCCGAGGAGCAGATCCAGCAGGTCGTCGCGCAGATCCACGGGCTCGAGTTCGCCCGAATCAATCCGGATGATGGATTCCACAGCAGTTACTTCGAGCGTCTCGGCGCCGACTTCTGCCGGCGCCACGGCGTGCTCCCGCTGCGCAAGGACGGCCCGCGGCTCATTGTCGGCACGGTGTATCCCGACGACGTGTTCGTGATCGACGAAGTCCGCCGTCTGCTGGGTGTGAGCGCCGTGCGCCAGGTGATCGTCACCTCGTCGGACATCAACCTCATTATCGAGGTCCAATCGGCGGGCGAAGAGCAGGACATCGCCGTCAACGACATCCTCGCGGACATTGACGAGGGAGACGTCGAAGTCGTCGAAAACGACCAGGAAGACGTGGACTTCGCCAAACAGGCGGGCGAGTCGCCGGTCATCCGCTACGTGAACTTCATCATCCAGACGGCGCTCAAGGAAGGCGCCTCGGATATTCACATCGAGCCGGCCGAGAAGAAGCTGAAGGTGCGTTTCCGCATCGACGGCATCCTGTTCGACATGATGAATCCGCCGCACAAGATGCACGCGGCGATCATCTCGCGCCTCAAGATCATGGCGAATCTGGACATCTCGGAGCGCCGCCTGCCGCAGGACGGGCGCATCCGGGCCGTGGTGGCCGGCCGCAAACTGGATCTGCGCGTTTCGACGCTGCCGACGGTCACCGGCGAGAAGTGCGTGCTGCGTATTCTCGACGCCCGGTCGATCGCGGTGGGCCTCGAGCAACTCGGTTTCGACGAGACATCGCTGCACATCTGGCGCCGGCAGATCAAGCAGCCGCACGGCATCATTCTTGTCACCGGTCCGACCGGCTCGGGTAAGACGACCACGCTCTATTCGTCGCTGCGCGAGATGGACACGAAGAAGCTGAACGTGTCCACGACCGAAGACCCAGTGGAATACCACCTCGACGGCATCACGCAGGTGCAGATTCACGACAAGATCGGCATGTCGTTCGCCGCGGCGCTGCGAAGCCTGCTGCGCCAGGATCCCGACGTCGTCATGGTCGGCGAAATCCGCGACGCCGAGACCGCTCGCATCGCGATCCAGGCGGCACTGACGGGCCACCTCGTGCTCAGCACGCTGCACACGAACGATGCGCCCAGTTCGGTGACCCGCATGATCAACATCGGCGTCGAGCCGTTCCTGATCGGCGCGGCGCTCAACGCCGTGCTCGCCCAGCGGCTCGTGCGGCGCATCTGCGATCACTGCAAGACGGCCGATACGCTGAACGAGGAGGTGCAGGAGTTCCTCATGACCCAGGGCCTTGACGCCGCGCAGGTGAGCAAGGGCGCCGGGTGCGACCGCTGCCGGCAGACCGGCTACGCCGGCCGGCTGGGCATCTACGAGCTTCTCGTGCTCGATGACGTGACGCGGGACGCGATCGCCCGGAGCCCGTCGGTGACCGAGTTCCGGAGGATGTGCGTCGAGCGCGGCATGGTGACGCTCCGCCAGGACGGGCTGGCCAAGGTGGTTCGGAGGCAAACGACCATTGAAGAGGTGCTGCGTGTAACGGAAGCGACGATCTGA
- a CDS encoding prepilin-type N-terminal cleavage/methylation domain-containing protein: MIASPISLPRLHRAGGPKPRPRRRAFSIVEVLLAITITSLLLTSLLAALSASFRAYQATTESASRHTIARLTMHRLLALLRTGTQFGPYPANVITDPIIQSDYVEFVAADGTFVRVEYRPIEEALYVIIDPTGEASEELLLTGVSPVYDSEGERVPPFTLQYVRGPLLYRATVDLLIAEDAEVDLALEGSDVPPLRMVASTMPRNNL; encoded by the coding sequence ATGATTGCTTCGCCGATCTCTCTGCCTCGCCTGCATCGGGCTGGCGGCCCGAAGCCCCGCCCGCGCCGCCGGGCGTTCAGCATTGTCGAAGTGCTTCTGGCCATTACGATCACTTCGCTGCTGCTCACTTCACTGCTGGCGGCCCTGTCGGCGTCGTTCCGCGCCTATCAGGCCACGACGGAATCCGCCTCGCGCCACACGATCGCCCGCTTGACGATGCACCGCCTGCTGGCGCTGCTGCGCACCGGCACGCAGTTCGGGCCCTACCCGGCCAACGTCATCACTGACCCGATCATTCAGTCCGACTACGTCGAGTTCGTCGCAGCGGACGGCACGTTCGTGCGCGTCGAGTACCGCCCGATCGAGGAGGCGCTTTACGTCATCATCGATCCGACGGGAGAGGCGAGCGAGGAACTGCTGCTCACCGGCGTGTCGCCCGTGTACGACAGCGAAGGCGAGCGCGTGCCGCCGTTCACGCTGCAGTATGTTCGCGGGCCGCTGCTGTATCGCGCGACGGTCGATCTGCTCATCGCTGAAGATGCGGAGGTCGATCTGGCGCTCGAAGGCTCCGACGTGCCGCCGCTGCGGATGGTCGCCTCGACCATGCCGCGCAACAACCTCTGA
- a CDS encoding PilN domain-containing protein, whose product MPHASFLPEDYLAQRAERRTSILSLTLFIVVMTAVVGAFLVTNRQWSRVKVEQQEINIHYTEAAKRIGELEELERQKQQLVERAEVAAALVERVPRSILLAELINRMPDAVSLQEFDLKSEKEKVKRPAPSATKVKSITGDKNARKPTKAEEADERKIEVPSYMVVIEMEGIAPSNQHVAEYLTKLGQCSLLRDVELRYSKESKVEEQSVRVFRIRAILDPKADAKQFEPLKLRRTMRDPTENTLEFEQFDPSLIEVDLGEDESNPNGGK is encoded by the coding sequence ATGCCGCATGCCAGTTTCCTTCCGGAAGACTACCTCGCCCAGCGGGCGGAGCGGCGCACGAGCATTCTCAGCCTCACGCTTTTCATCGTGGTGATGACGGCGGTGGTCGGGGCGTTTCTCGTCACCAATCGCCAGTGGTCGCGCGTGAAAGTCGAGCAGCAGGAGATCAACATCCACTACACCGAGGCCGCCAAGCGCATCGGCGAACTCGAGGAACTCGAGCGCCAGAAGCAGCAACTCGTCGAGCGGGCCGAGGTCGCCGCGGCCCTCGTCGAGCGCGTGCCGCGCTCCATCCTGCTGGCCGAACTCATCAATCGCATGCCCGATGCGGTGAGCCTGCAGGAGTTCGATCTCAAGTCCGAGAAAGAGAAGGTCAAGCGGCCGGCGCCCTCGGCGACGAAGGTGAAGTCGATCACCGGCGACAAGAACGCCCGCAAGCCGACCAAGGCCGAAGAGGCCGACGAGCGCAAAATCGAAGTGCCGTCCTACATGGTGGTGATCGAGATGGAGGGCATCGCGCCTTCGAACCAGCACGTGGCCGAGTACCTGACCAAACTCGGTCAGTGCTCGCTGTTGCGGGACGTGGAATTGCGCTACTCGAAGGAATCGAAGGTGGAGGAGCAATCGGTGCGGGTGTTCCGCATTCGCGCCATCCTTGACCCGAAGGCGGACGCCAAGCAGTTCGAGCCTCTGAAACTGCGCCGGACCATGCGCGACCCGACGGAAAACACGCTCGAGTTCGAGCAGTTCGATCCAAGCCTCATCGAGGTCGATCTCGGCGAGGATGAGTCGAACCCGAACGGAGGGAAGTGA
- a CDS encoding type II secretion system F family protein, translated as MALYRYQAKGGNGEMRSGTLAADSAMMAAAILRNQGQRVINLSPVESNNVKSFRSTLKSLNYSSGPSQRDVLDFTTQMAVMIRAGISIRAALEGIADQVQNPKWREILKNVRQDVEGGRQFSEAISRYPKLFSPLYVNMVRASEMSGSFAKMLDRIAAYMSQQLETRKMVIGAMIYPGIIGTMAVGVTIFLLTFVLPRFAMVFKGKEDYLPKPTVFLMAVSAFMVQFWYVLLILAILLGVGFFVFTRTRVGRTTMDRLKLRVPLFKRMFRALYINRSLHTMGELLSAGVPMLDSLAITGDISGNSVYRHLWRSVYASVKQGKKLVQPLQKSTLLPRSVVQMIAAGEESGKLADVLQEIASYYSKVLRDAIKTVTSMIEPIMIIVMGSIVGFIAMAIILPIFKMSSLVK; from the coding sequence ATGGCGCTGTATCGGTATCAGGCTAAGGGAGGCAACGGCGAGATGCGCTCGGGCACGCTCGCCGCTGACAGCGCCATGATGGCCGCCGCGATCCTGCGCAATCAGGGTCAGCGCGTTATCAATCTCTCGCCCGTCGAGTCGAACAACGTCAAGAGTTTCCGTTCGACGCTCAAGAGCCTCAATTACAGCTCGGGGCCCAGCCAGCGGGACGTGCTGGACTTCACCACGCAGATGGCGGTGATGATCCGCGCCGGTATTTCCATTCGGGCGGCGCTCGAAGGCATTGCCGACCAGGTGCAGAACCCCAAGTGGCGCGAAATCCTCAAGAACGTGCGGCAGGACGTGGAGGGCGGCCGGCAGTTCTCCGAGGCCATCTCCCGCTATCCCAAGCTGTTCAGCCCGCTCTATGTGAACATGGTGCGCGCTTCGGAGATGTCCGGCTCGTTCGCCAAGATGCTGGACCGCATCGCGGCTTACATGAGCCAGCAACTCGAGACGCGCAAGATGGTCATCGGCGCCATGATCTACCCGGGCATCATCGGCACCATGGCGGTGGGCGTGACGATCTTCCTGCTCACCTTCGTGCTGCCGCGCTTTGCTATGGTGTTCAAGGGCAAGGAGGACTACCTGCCCAAGCCGACGGTGTTTCTGATGGCGGTGTCGGCGTTTATGGTGCAGTTCTGGTACGTGCTGCTCATCCTGGCGATCCTGCTCGGCGTCGGCTTCTTTGTCTTTACGCGGACCCGCGTGGGGCGGACAACCATGGACCGGCTCAAGCTGCGCGTGCCGCTGTTCAAGCGCATGTTTCGCGCGCTGTACATCAACCGCAGCCTGCACACGATGGGCGAACTGCTCAGCGCCGGCGTGCCCATGCTCGATTCGCTGGCCATCACCGGCGACATCTCGGGCAACTCGGTTTATCGGCACCTGTGGCGTTCGGTCTACGCGTCCGTTAAGCAGGGCAAGAAGCTGGTCCAGCCACTTCAGAAGTCGACTCTTCTGCCGCGCAGCGTCGTGCAGATGATCGCGGCCGGCGAAGAGTCTGGTAAACTCGCCGACGTTTTGCAGGAAATCGCGTCCTATTACAGCAAGGTGCTGCGCGACGCGATAAAGACGGTAACGAGCATGATTGAGCCGATCATGATCATTGTGATGGGTTCAATCGTCGGATTCATCGCAATGGCGATCATCCTGCCAATCTTCAAGATGTCCTCGCTCGTTAAATAA
- a CDS encoding BtpA/SgcQ family protein, whose amino-acid sequence MNTGKTIFGRDRALIGMVHVGALPGTPHARESLDTLADGAAEEAVLLAQAGFDGLIIENMHDRPYLRRDVGPEIVAGMTRIGLAVRGAVGETFPLGVQVLAGANRAALAVAQAIGAQFIRAEGFVFASVADEGLFDEADAGPLLRYRRTIGADGIAIFADIKKKHSAHAITGDVDIAATARAAEFFAADGLVVSGAATGQATSLDDLAAVRGASSLPVLVGSGANRENVVDLLAHADGVIIGSHLKQGGQWDRPIDAVRVREFVAAAQEARRSDRGAG is encoded by the coding sequence ATGAATACCGGTAAGACCATCTTCGGGCGGGACAGGGCGCTGATCGGCATGGTGCACGTGGGCGCCCTGCCCGGCACGCCGCATGCGCGCGAATCGCTCGATACGCTCGCGGATGGGGCGGCGGAGGAGGCGGTGCTGCTCGCGCAGGCGGGCTTTGACGGGCTGATCATCGAGAACATGCACGACCGCCCATATCTGCGGCGGGACGTCGGGCCGGAGATCGTGGCCGGCATGACGCGCATCGGTCTCGCGGTGCGCGGCGCTGTCGGGGAGACATTCCCGCTGGGCGTGCAAGTCCTGGCCGGCGCCAACCGCGCGGCGCTGGCCGTGGCGCAGGCGATCGGCGCGCAGTTCATTCGAGCCGAAGGATTCGTCTTCGCGTCCGTGGCCGATGAAGGTTTGTTCGACGAGGCGGATGCGGGGCCGCTGCTGCGCTACCGCCGGACCATCGGTGCCGATGGCATCGCCATCTTCGCCGACATCAAGAAGAAGCACAGTGCGCACGCCATCACCGGGGACGTGGACATCGCTGCGACGGCCCGCGCCGCCGAGTTCTTCGCGGCCGACGGACTCGTCGTGAGCGGAGCTGCCACGGGGCAGGCCACGAGCCTCGATGATCTTGCCGCGGTGCGCGGGGCGTCGTCGCTGCCCGTGCTGGTGGGCAGCGGCGCCAATCGGGAGAATGTCGTGGATCTCCTGGCGCACGCGGACGGCGTGATCATCGGCTCGCATCTCAAGCAGGGCGGGCAGTGGGACCGACCCATTGACGCTGTGCGCGTGCGTGAATTCGTCGCCGCAGCCCAAGAGGCGCGGCGCTCTGATCGCGGCGCGGGCTGA
- a CDS encoding type IV pilus twitching motility protein PilT — protein sequence MDFNTILKTAAEHNASDIHIVAGHPPLMRCHTIVTPMDYPVVTPESAQRILEAVAPPNAIETFKRQSDSDFSYEIPGLGRYRVNAHMQRKSVAMAFRAIKSKVPPLESLNLPDVIGRLTYLPRGLVLVTGDTGSGKSTTLAAMIQAMNERYRKHIITLEDPIEYAFESNKSVIEQRELGADMPSFASGLKHILRQDPDIILVGEMRDLETTALAITAAETGHLVLSTLHTVNASQTVERIVDMYPADQQNQIRSMLANTLQAVVSQTLFSRIDQAGMVPGVEIMLCTPAVRNIIRENRSFEIPNVIETNRNLGMVSLDTSISELYFNGMISREDAIAQAAYPDKLDRALAA from the coding sequence ATGGATTTCAACACGATCCTGAAGACCGCAGCCGAGCACAATGCCTCCGATATTCACATTGTCGCGGGGCATCCGCCGCTCATGCGCTGCCACACCATTGTGACGCCGATGGATTATCCGGTCGTGACGCCCGAGTCGGCGCAGCGGATCCTAGAGGCCGTCGCGCCGCCCAATGCGATTGAGACGTTCAAGCGGCAGTCCGACTCGGACTTTTCATACGAGATCCCGGGCCTGGGCCGCTACCGCGTGAATGCGCACATGCAGCGCAAGAGCGTGGCCATGGCGTTTCGCGCGATCAAGTCCAAGGTGCCGCCGCTCGAATCGCTCAACCTGCCCGACGTGATCGGCCGCCTGACCTACCTGCCGCGCGGCCTGGTGCTCGTCACGGGCGATACGGGTTCAGGTAAGTCCACCACGCTCGCCGCGATGATTCAGGCAATGAATGAACGATACCGCAAGCACATCATCACGCTCGAAGATCCCATCGAGTACGCGTTTGAATCGAACAAGAGCGTGATTGAGCAGCGCGAACTCGGCGCCGACATGCCCAGCTTCGCCTCGGGCCTTAAGCACATTCTGCGTCAGGACCCGGACATCATCCTCGTCGGCGAAATGCGCGACCTGGAAACCACGGCGCTGGCCATCACGGCTGCGGAAACAGGCCACCTCGTGCTCAGCACGCTGCACACCGTGAATGCATCGCAGACGGTCGAACGTATCGTGGACATGTATCCGGCGGACCAGCAGAACCAGATCCGCTCGATGCTCGCCAATACGCTGCAGGCAGTGGTGTCGCAGACCCTGTTCAGCCGCATCGACCAGGCCGGCATGGTGCCCGGCGTGGAGATCATGCTCTGCACGCCTGCGGTGCGCAACATCATCCGCGAGAACAGGTCGTTCGAGATTCCCAACGTCATCGAAACGAACCGCAACCTGGGCATGGTGAGCCTCGATACGTCGATCAGCGAGTTGTACTTCAACGGCATGATCAGCCGCGAAGACGCGATCGCGCAGGCGGCGTATCCGGACAAGCTGGACCGTGCCCTGGCGGCGTAA
- a CDS encoding SCO family protein — protein MIRRTFTLGFGLVAAFVLPLAACDQQDESATSPTPEFESASEELPECCQPDDAIIDRTARAPGEAEPEADLQAPAAIDEATLAPNAPELVAQVGSIQTSVDESINGTLIGQKPFLDLTFTNQDGEEVNLARDYAGQTIVLSTIFTSCPTPTACPRITDDFADMANRLPDELADKVRFVLVSFDPANDTPQVLKIFGRKHGIDFDRVDLLVSDVPTTKRLMIDELSIPIELDAQTGNFANHALMAHVINKDGLIVVERTAGSSAKIAMLLDEAIRAVKLPFVAPDNDG, from the coding sequence ATGATCCGTCGCACCTTTACGCTCGGATTCGGCCTCGTCGCCGCGTTTGTCCTGCCGCTGGCCGCCTGCGATCAGCAGGATGAATCGGCCACATCGCCCACGCCGGAATTCGAGTCCGCCAGCGAAGAACTCCCCGAATGCTGCCAGCCTGATGATGCGATCATCGACCGCACCGCCAGAGCGCCGGGCGAGGCCGAGCCAGAGGCAGATCTCCAGGCGCCTGCCGCCATCGATGAGGCAACTCTGGCGCCCAACGCGCCGGAACTGGTGGCGCAGGTCGGTTCCATCCAGACATCCGTCGATGAGAGCATCAACGGCACGCTGATCGGCCAGAAGCCGTTTCTCGATCTCACCTTCACGAACCAGGACGGCGAGGAAGTGAACCTGGCCCGCGACTACGCCGGCCAGACCATCGTGCTCTCCACGATCTTTACGTCCTGCCCAACGCCCACGGCCTGTCCGCGCATCACCGACGATTTTGCGGACATGGCCAATCGCCTGCCGGATGAACTGGCCGACAAGGTGCGGTTCGTGCTCGTCAGTTTCGATCCGGCCAACGACACGCCGCAAGTGCTCAAGATCTTCGGCCGCAAGCACGGCATCGACTTCGATCGCGTTGATCTGCTCGTATCGGACGTGCCGACGACCAAACGGCTGATGATCGACGAGTTGAGCATTCCGATTGAACTTGACGCGCAGACCGGCAATTTCGCCAATCATGCCCTGATGGCGCACGTCATTAATAAGGACGGATTGATCGTCGTGGAGCGTACCGCGGGCAGCAGCGCGAAGATCGCCATGCTATTGGACGAAGCGATCCGTGCCGTCAAGTTGCCCTTCGTCGCGCCCGATAATGACGGCTGA